The following DNA comes from Candidatus Neomarinimicrobiota bacterium.
GGTTACACCAAGAATTTATCAAGACGTCTGCGCCAGCATAATACCGGCCAGAGCAAAGCTACCCGTTGGCGGGGCCCTTTTGACGTGCTGTATGTCGAGGAGTTTTCTTCCCGAAGCGCAGCTATGCGTCGAGAAGCTTACTTTAAGCAGGGAAAAGGGAGGGAAGAACTCCAAATTAGGATCTTGCAAGGATAGAGCGGTCGCCGCGGCGACAGGTTGGGGGTTCGAGTCCTCCCGGGCGTACGGATTGAAATCCCCGGTTTCTTTCGGGAGGCCGGGGTTTTTTTCATGCTGGTCGAGCGTCTGGCTACGGACCAGAAGGTTGGGGAGCCGCCCCGCTTGCAGCGGGATTCAGTCCCGCCGTAGGCCTTGCCTCTGGTGGGACTGTAGGCGGGAAGTCCTTCCGGGCGTACTGACGAGAAACCCTTACTTCCCTCCAGAAGTGGGATTTTTTATTCGCCGGCTGGCGAATAAAATAATCCGGCAGCGATTTACATACCGTACTGCCGGGTCGAAGTTGGGGATGGGTGTACATCTGGCAGTGCCCTGGCTGCCGCGCTCCCATTCCTCACCCATGGCGGGGCGGATTATTCCGTTTGACCGGCGGAGGGGGCGGGCCTACATTTCGCGCCGATGACTACCATAGGCAGGGGGAGCCTAGCGGGGTGTGAAGGGTTGTCGAGTCCCCGGCGGCTGAAGCGCGGAGCGACGCGTGGGCGGTGACGTGCTGGTGTCCGGGGTGACCATCGTGCGCAACGGGCAGCGTCTCGACTATCCTTTCCTGGAAGTCATTCAGTCCGCGCTGCCGATCTGCGATGAGTTTATCGCGGTCGTGGGGAAGAGTGACGACGACACCCTCGAGCAGATCCGCGCCATCAACGATCCCCGCTTGCGCATCGTGGAGACCGTGTGGTCGGAGAAGGTCCGGCCCCGCAAGTGCCTGCTGGCGCAGCAGACCAACATCGGTCTGCACCTCTGTCAGGGCGACTGGTGCATCTACGTGCAGGCCAACGAGGTGCTGCACGAGCGCTCGTATGGCGTCCTGCGGGAGCTCATGGAGA
Coding sequences within:
- a CDS encoding GIY-YIG nuclease family protein; the encoded protein is MYYVYVLKSRSTGKHYTGYTKNLSRRLRQHNTGQSKATRWRGPFDVLYVEEFSSRSAAMRREAYFKQGKGREELQIRILQG